The Phoenix dactylifera cultivar Barhee BC4 unplaced genomic scaffold, palm_55x_up_171113_PBpolish2nd_filt_p 000077F, whole genome shotgun sequence region GTTAGCTAAATTTTGGATGTTTTAGTCTTTTTTAACTTTATGCAAAATCAACTAAGATATTTTCAGACTTAAATGAGTAACGACTTCATTagcttctttaataaaaaataaagataggGGTTTATATGTTATACCGCATGCACGTAACAAAAATTGGATGgaggaaatatatttttgaaatgCTGGAGTTGGAGGGGGAAGAGGAATCCATAATTATCTCAAACGAAGGGGAGGTAAGTGTAAtttactcaaatatttttttttacaacgaatgatattatatttatagtatgaatatatttaaaaaaattaaaaaataacaaattaagAACATTCTAgacgcatctctctctctctctccagagTGGTCAGGCCACCCAATCCCTCCTTTGGCCCTCtccatataaaatatttttattacacCCTTCTCTTTTCTGTTCTAAAATGACAGGCTGGACAGCCAATCACCCGCATGTCCTACCAAAATTACATCAATCTCAGCCGTCCAATCAATAGACCAGTTGGCATCCGCTCTCCTATAAAAAGTCTCCATCTGTCCGAACCGTACGCTCCAACTGGAAGAAAACGTAATCTCGCTGCCTTCCTCGAatatttccttcctttcttatgCGCTAAAAAGCCCTTTTTCTTTCTCGAATTTTTGATTCGGGATCGAAATTTTGTTCGCAATATTCTAATTGGTTGGCGCCCATCCTTTCCTTAATTCGCACCCTTTCTGACCCaatctttttttataaaaaaaattatataataaattattgaattttaatcgtattatatatatatatatatttattttttttcaaaatgcaCGATTTCTTTTGTATGAATCAGTTTTGTTTTCCCAGCGAGCGAAcccctcctttcctcctctGGCGCGGTGCGCTCCTCTTGCTGTGACGTCCTCCGTCTTCGTTACAGCGATGGAGaccgccgcctccgccggcACCGACTCCTCCGCCGCCGATTCACGCCTTGGCTTCGGAAAGAAGGAGTTTGGGTAATTTGTTTCCTAATTTCTCGATTGATTTTGATTTGAAATAGGTATAATCCACCGCGTTTCTtgatttctttctctctttttttgtgatTTTTTGGGGTTATGATTAGATGTAGGCACTATAGGCGGAGGTGCAAGATCCGAGCTCCGTGTTGCAATGAGATCTTCTCTTGCCGCCTCTGCCATAATGAGTCCGACGTATTGAAATCTCTCTCTGTTTGGATCtcgtttgttgtttttttttcttgatttatgaTGGGGTTTTTGAATAGCTTTGTTGTTTTTGTTGATTGGATTAGAGCGTTCTGCATGAGCTTTGCCGCCAGGATGTTCAGCGGGTGGGTTCAAATGCTGTTCTTTTTATGTTGGATGGGTTGTTTGGGTTGGATATGAGTTGGGGTGATGAAATTTGGGTATTTTTTGGATTGATTTTGCAGGTGATCTGTTTGGTCTGTGACACTGAGCAGCCGGTATCGGTTTTAGATCTGAGAAGAGATATTTCTACTATGCTTGATATTCTTTACTTTTAAGTTGTCATTGGTTAAATTTTGAGTAGTGATTGAATTGTGGTTCTGTTGATAGGTTGCACAGGTATGTTCAAATTGCGGGGTTAATATGGGAGAGTATTTCTGCGATGTGTGCAAATTCTATGATGATGATGTGAGCTTTTTGTAAAGTTATCATGCTAGTTTCGGATGCTGAATTGGTAAAATATCGATGGTAATGCATGTTGCTTGATTCTTCTTGCAGGTTGATAAGGGGCAATTTCATTGCAATGATTGTGGCATGTGCAGGTTAGTGAATTCGTGTCttgtctctttttcttttctttttaatctttgGACATATGAGATGATGGACTAACCCTGTTTGTGTTAAATTCAAACAGAGTTGGTGGCAAAGAGAATTTTTACCACTGCCAGAAGTGTGGTATGTGCTTGCTGCACCTAATTTACCTTTTATAAGCTCGCCTGGTAGTGTAATTATATCCTGAGCCAGGTACTGTGACAGTTGTATGGGTAGCAAATTTAGTTTGGTCGTGATTTgttcttccctttcttttttatcttttgattgtATGATCCTGAAGATGTGATGAATAGGTTGTTTCACTTTGTAAGTGTATGCTAGTCAGGAAACCactatgggctcgtttggttcgcgggaagcattttccttcctaggaatatgattcctgggaaacaaattcctaggaagagaatgcctaggaaagtacttttggcatgtttggttgaccatgggaaagtgacaaatttccaaggtacttatgtttggttggccatccactttcctaggaaagttatatataattcctattatgcccttaataaaaattagatttttaatgcctctttaatgcttctttaatgctgaagggactttttgggaaaaagtaaaaatagagtgattcccacctaatgggaaagtaactttcccatgtttctcatgggaaagactttcccatgaaatgtgggaatcacattcccatgggaatacaactttcccttctctctcctttgaaaactccaaccaaacaagaggcatctcattactttcccgttgaccacactttccccccttcttttcccgcgaaccaaacgagccctatatgGAATTGAAGCAACGTTAATAGTTTATCTGATTTATGTCTGAGATGTTGGTGCTAGAGAAAATTTCATCCTCAATTTGGTGCACAGACAAGATGATACACCTCTACCAAAATTTTGATATAGTAACTGAAAGATGGCATGAATTTTCTCTCTCGAATATACGAAAATTTTGTGCAGTTTAATGGAGTTGCTTGTTCTTTTAGATATTTAGATGCTTAGAAACCCCCAAATCCCTAATATAGCCATTCTATCAAGGTACGGTTTGCTTTCAATGAGTGAAATTGCTAACTACTCAGGCATATCTAGGTCATAATGTGAGACTTCCCCAAgtcaaataaaggaaaaaaagaaaaaggattggCTTTTAAGTTGGCAAGGCAAGAAAGATGTGCAGGTTAGGAAGACGTGCATGTACCACAACTATACCTGGACTTGTATCAAACCTTGCCTCACATTGCAGCATCACATAATGCTGGTATGATGTTGTGTGCAGCAGACTAAATGAGATAGGCATCTAAACTGTTCAGCTAAAAACCATAGTGTATGCCTTTGATTATCGTTAGAAAAAAcagataaaataatttaaacgcATATATACCATTCTTTTTTGCTCTATTATCATCCATGCTATACACACGCACACACTTGTATGTTTATGCGCATGAACCACGCTGCTTTAAACTTCATTTTGTTGGTGCTCAACTATTTTAAATGTGTTCCACCTACTACCTTTGTGATTGACCACACAGGATCCTGCTACTCAGTTGTGTTGCGTGATAAGCATCGATGTGTGGAGAACTCAATGAGGAGCCATTGCCCTATATGTTATGAGGTACGTTTTGATGAAATACTTCTAAAGTctattgaaatttgaaattgtcATAACTTTAGAAGCTGCATTTCAGTATCTTTTTGACTCATTGAAAGAAACTAGAGTTCTGAACTGTGGGCACACCATACATAGAGAATGTTTTGAAGAGATGCTGGAACATGCCCAGTAAGCCCATGTCTCTTTagcttatttatttgtttttccaTATGCTTGTGGTTTTTGAATTGTGGATTATAATTCTTTTATCCGAACTCCTGTTGTTTCTGGGGCTTCTACAAAGGTACTCATGTCCAATATGTTCCAAGTCAGTATGTGATATGTCAAAATATTGGAAGAAATTGGATGAAGAGGTAACACCTCAACAACCTTACCTTGCATTTTTTTATATGTTAAGGGTCATGCAACTTTTCTGTTCATTAATAGTTGCTGCAATCgtactaataattttttttccatttaaaCAAAACGATGCTGCCATGTTATGTTCCTtgaatttactttttttttaaaaaaaaatgcagaagtTCCTATCAATTAATCTAGACTAAGTGTACAGTTACTAACAGCAAATAATTGAGGTTATAATGTGATGATCATCTTTTCTTCTCACTTTTTATAACTGTAGAAGTAGCAGTTCTATATGTTGATCTGCAATCTACTACTGTACAAAAGGTCTCTGTTAAAATAATATCGACTATATATCAGGTGAAACCTTTAGTATTCACCTCGGGCTGAAGTAGTTAGTGGGCATGTATAGTTGAGAAAAGAAAGATATGATGAGGGATGAGACAATAGTATGGACAATGGATTGCCGAACCTTGATTTAGGGGCCATTCACTgtcaaaagatattgatttaatCCACTGTCGGAtattattttatctttaatttgtcaattttcaTAAAAAAGTAGGAAAGTTTCTTGTTATATGAATGTGAAAAAACCTCAAACTAATCTCATTACTTGGGACATTTCAGTAGTGAATTCTAGTCCTTTGCACTTAGTGGAAACCTTTATGACCAACTTGTTCTAATTAGAACACTATACCTGGTTCAGAATCCAACCAAAATTTCTCTCTTACACCAACCTACGCTACCCCAGTTCCATTTCTTGAATCTGCAGTCACACCTGTTCAGAATTTAGTTAACTGAGGTAGAAGGCTCAAAAATCCTAGGCATTGCTTTGACGTTGTTTTTGTTTGAACCAAGATAATGGGATATGGAATGCTCTAAAGCAATGTTTAAGGGCTAGTTTATGGCTAGATAATTGGAAGTATCTTTAAGCAATGTGGAAAGAAATTCGAAGTTGGATTTGAAAGATCTTActaaaagaagcttagttcaTTTCTTTGACTTGTAAAGAAGAATGGTAGTCTTATCACTGCAAGTTGTAATCAGACCCTTGATGGGGTCAATAAGGAAATGTTACTGTTCAATCTCTGAGCCAAAAGTGGAGTTTGGTCATTGGTGTGTGTGAAATTTCTAGGACATGATCTTGTTGTCATCTCTGATGT contains the following coding sequences:
- the LOC103717825 gene encoding E3 ubiquitin-protein ligase MIEL1 isoform X1; its protein translation is MSYQNYINLSRPINRPVGIRSPIKSLHLSEPYAPTGRKRNLAAFLEYFLPFLCAKKPFFFLEFLIRDRNFVRNILIASEPLLSSSGAVRSSCCDVLRLRYSDGDRRLRRHRLLRRRFTPWLRKEGVWVAQVCSNCGVNMGEYFCDVCKFYDDDVDKGQFHCNDCGMCRVGGKENFYHCQKCGSCYSVVLRDKHRCVENSMRSHCPICYEYLFDSLKETRVLNCGHTIHRECFEEMLEHAQYSCPICSKSVCDMSKYWKKLDEEIAATIMPEDYRYKVWILCNDCNEASEVFFHIIGRKCSHCGSYNTRSTSPPAMPPQLNSS
- the LOC103717825 gene encoding E3 ubiquitin-protein ligase MIEL1 isoform X2, with the translated sequence MKRANPSFPPLARCAPLAVTSSVFVTAMETAASAGTDSSAADSRLGFGKKEFGCRHYRRRCKIRAPCCNEIFSCRLCHNESDSVLHELCRQDVQRVICLVCDTEQPVAQVCSNCGVNMGEYFCDVCKFYDDDVDKGQFHCNDCGMCRVGGKENFYHCQKCGSCYSVVLRDKHRCVENSMRSHCPICYEYLFDSLKETRVLNCGHTIHRECFEEMLEHAQYSCPICSKSVCDMSKYWKKLDEEIAATIMPEDYRYKVWILCNDCNEASEVFFHIIGRKCSHCGSYNTRSTSPPAMPPQLNSS
- the LOC103717825 gene encoding E3 ubiquitin-protein ligase MIEL1 isoform X3 — its product is METAASAGTDSSAADSRLGFGKKEFGCRHYRRRCKIRAPCCNEIFSCRLCHNESDSVLHELCRQDVQRVICLVCDTEQPVAQVCSNCGVNMGEYFCDVCKFYDDDVDKGQFHCNDCGMCRVGGKENFYHCQKCGSCYSVVLRDKHRCVENSMRSHCPICYEYLFDSLKETRVLNCGHTIHRECFEEMLEHAQYSCPICSKSVCDMSKYWKKLDEEIAATIMPEDYRYKVWILCNDCNEASEVFFHIIGRKCSHCGSYNTRSTSPPAMPPQLNSS